One Thermodesulfobacteriota bacterium genomic window carries:
- a CDS encoding YeeE/YedE thiosulfate transporter family protein has product MDGNTPRTEKVFWGWVPSSFALAGIILFVFATFGPPASSSGFVTTLKGVLSQVAPGYAAAHEHYRMMPGPGSWLMAFVLGMAAGGFVGGRTFARPLRDVPALWEARFGRGARWPRYLACFAGGFLILFGARLAGGCTLGLFISGSTQLAVSGLYFGVVIFAVAMAVARLVYGRAAREVSR; this is encoded by the coding sequence ATGGACGGGAACACCCCTCGAACCGAGAAGGTCTTCTGGGGCTGGGTGCCTTCCTCCTTCGCCCTGGCCGGGATCATCCTGTTCGTCTTCGCCACCTTCGGACCGCCGGCTTCCTCGAGCGGCTTCGTGACCACCCTGAAGGGCGTCCTGTCGCAGGTGGCCCCCGGCTACGCGGCCGCCCACGAGCACTACCGCATGATGCCGGGGCCCGGCTCGTGGCTCATGGCCTTCGTGCTGGGAATGGCTGCCGGAGGATTCGTGGGGGGCCGCACCTTTGCCCGGCCCCTGCGGGACGTGCCCGCTCTGTGGGAGGCCCGGTTCGGCCGCGGCGCTCGCTGGCCCCGCTATCTTGCCTGCTTCGCGGGAGGATTCCTGATCCTCTTCGGTGCCCGGCTGGCGGGCGGGTGCACCCTGGGACTGTTCATTTCGGGCTCCACCCAGCTCGCCGTGAGCGGGCTCTACTTCGGCGTGGTGATCTTCGCGGTGGCCATGGCCGTGGCGCGCCTGGTATACGGCCGGGCCGCCCGGGAGGTGTCGCGATGA
- a CDS encoding DUF6691 family protein has translation MTQVWLGLLSGLAFGFVIQRAGATDPDQMARAHLLLDGRLPRFMVLAVALASVGLLGLQAAGLGRTMVLPVSLVATGFGAVIFGIGWGLCGYCPGTCWAAAGEGRMDAIFALLGGFAGTAVFAHFHEALIPALYLPTSLGPLSLADWLGPVPAVAVLAAGFGLCAWGMGRVWGRGEES, from the coding sequence ATGACACAGGTCTGGCTGGGACTCCTCTCGGGCCTCGCATTCGGCTTCGTGATCCAGCGCGCGGGCGCCACGGACCCGGATCAGATGGCCCGGGCCCACTTGCTGCTCGACGGCCGCCTGCCCCGGTTCATGGTCCTGGCCGTGGCGCTGGCCTCGGTGGGGCTCCTGGGCCTCCAGGCCGCCGGACTGGGGCGGACGATGGTGCTTCCCGTAAGCCTCGTCGCCACCGGGTTCGGAGCGGTGATCTTCGGCATCGGGTGGGGGCTCTGCGGGTACTGCCCGGGCACCTGCTGGGCCGCCGCCGGCGAGGGCCGGATGGACGCGATCTTCGCCCTGCTGGGGGGCTTTGCAGGCACCGCCGTCTTCGCCCATTTCCACGAGGCCCTCATTCCTGCCCTGTACCTGCCCACGAGCCTCGGGCCCCTGTCGCTCGCTGACTGGCTCGGGCCGGTCCCGGCCGTGGCGGTACTGGCTGCCGGTTTTGGGCTCTGCGCCTGGGGCATGGGCCGCGTGTGGGGCCGCGGTGAGGAAAGCTGA